The following proteins come from a genomic window of Gossypium raimondii isolate GPD5lz chromosome 5, ASM2569854v1, whole genome shotgun sequence:
- the LOC105770446 gene encoding transcription factor bHLH68, with amino-acid sequence MKIGVASSSSSSTTTTTVRLSKQMMAAGNPSMVPPSQQHSSNLLTPITPSLFPPQYVLGTSTSLLPTSLPDHHYQELPPLQSWSQLLLGGLSGEEERFGPSHYQPKKLEIWESQILNPSPRVPSVVDVKQEGTQNSNIFGHGNDEFQASAAAWSQIMPVSPPRSCITSLSSNMIDLSSYKAADHETTVNQPGLDHSSKCNSIVAGGRFKKARVQPSSTSSQPPLKVRKEKLGDRITALHQLVSPFGKTDTASVLLEVIGYIRFLQDQIEALSSPYLGTASPGVTNQQSEKPKNLRSRGLCLVPVSFTHPVESDCNGADYWAPAFAGAGSF; translated from the exons ATGAAAATTGGAGTAGCCagctcatcatcatcatcaacaacaacaacaacagtgCGATTAAGCAAACAAATGATGGCAGCTGGAAACCCTAGCATGGTTCCACCTTCGCAACAGCATTCTTCTAATCTGTTAACTCCAATAACCCCATCTCTCTTTCCCCCTCAGTATGTTCTTGGAACTTCTACTTCTCTTCTTCCTACTTCTTTGCCTGATCATCATTATCAAGAGCTTCCACCACTACAGTCATGGAGCCAACTACTCCT GGGAGGATTATCTGGTGAAGAAGAAAGGTTTGGACCAAGTCATTATCAGCCTAAAAAGTTGGAAATTTGGGAAAGCCAAATCCTAAACCCATCGCCAAGGGTTCCTTCGGTTGTTGACGTAAAGCAAGAGGGTACTCAAAATAGCAACATATTTGGTCATGGCAATGATGAATTTCAAGCATCAGCAGCTGCTTGGTCCCAAATCATGCCAGTTTCCCCTCCTAGATCTTGTATTACTAGCTTAAGTAGTAACATGATAGATTTGTCTTCCTACAAAGCGGCAGATCATGAAACAACTGTTAATCAACCTGGTTTAGATCATTCTTCTAAG TGTAACAGCATAGTCGCAGGTGGGCGGTTCAAGAAGGCTAGGGTTCAGCCATCTTCAACTTCAAGCCAACCACCTCTAAAG GTGAGAAAAGAGAAGCTAGGAGATAGAATAACAGCACTTCACCAGTTAGTTTCCCCATTTGGAAAG ACTGACACTGCTTCTGTGTTGTTAGAAGTTATTGGGTATATCAGATTCCTTCAGGATCAAATTGAG GCTCTTAGCTCCCCTTACTTGGGTACTGCATCTCCAGGCGTGACAAACCAACAATCT GAAAAACCAAAGAACTTGAGGAGTAGAGGGCTGTGCTTGGTTCCAGTATCTTTCACTCATCCAGTTGAAAGTGATTGTAATGGTGCTGATTACTGGGCACCGGCATTCGCAGGCGCCGGCAGCTTTTAA